TGGAAGAAGCACGTAATGCTAAAGTGATTGGTAAATCGCTAGAAGCACATCTGACTGCCTATGTGTCAGTTGAAACCAAGTCCTTCTTGGAGAGCTTGAATGCAGACCTGGCTCAGTTACTCATCGTTTCAAACTTGACAGTAACAACTGAAACTGCCCCTTCAACAGCACTTGTGGTGGATGAAGTTGCCTTTGCTGTAGAACGTGCAGCTGGAGAGGTGTGTGACCGTTGCCGCCGCATTGATACTAGCGTTGTTGAGCGTAGCTATGGTGCAACAATCTGTGACCACTGTGCTAGCGTAGTAGAAGAAAACTTTGCTGAAGCAGTAGCTCAAGGTTTTGAAGCCTAAGCAATCCATATTCGTTAATTAAAGTCTATCTAGCGATAGGCTTTTTTATTGTCAATTGGTCAAAAAAAGAAGCCTTTCGGCTTCTTAGATTTCAGTGATAATGGGAATAGACATTTCAATCAACCGTTCGGTATGGATGGTTTGAATAGCAGCCTTGTCAATTGTTCGTTCATCAATCTTGCGGTGAAGGAAGAAATCACGGATTTTTTCGATTTCGGATTGTTGCACAGCCCTGTATTTGTTGCTAATCAAGAGTTCATAGTGACGAGGGGCCTGTGTGAAAATAACATCTGTATTACCAGCAGAATAGGTTTCTACTAGAAAGGCATCGGTATTGGCCAACTGATTTTGGACCAGGTATGAATGACTATTTGTCGTATTTATGATTTTCATGTGGAACCTCCTACATCTCTTTAGTTCCATTATAGCACGCTAGGGGGTGTTTTGGCTAGTTATCAGACACATTTTCTTGTAATTTCCATTGTTCAATTCCCCACTTGTGACTGCCTCGTTTGAGTTTTTCGATGGCTTCATCGATTGGGAACCAGGCAATGTGGTTAAAATCCTCTAAAGGTAGGCCGACCTGGTGGTAGCTGGTCACTTGATAGATGTAAGCGGGGTTGTAGAAGTAGGTATCTCGATGGCTAGAGTAGAAATATTCGTCAGCCTGACCATAATAGTGACCAATTTCAGCTGTAAAACCAAGCTCTTCCATTAGTTCGCGTTCTAGGGCGATGAGATGATTTTCCCCTTTTTCGATTTCCCCACCTGGTAGGAACCAGGCACCATTTGGTGCTTGAACGAGGATGATATTTTCTTTCTTTTCATCAGGGATAACAGCATAGACACCAAATCGATTTTGATAGTCTACGTCAGCCTTCTTTTCTCCAAAAACGGCAATATTCATAGTAAACTAAATCCTTTTTCAATTGAGATGACTATATTATACCATTTTTCTTACATTTTTCCTCAGACTAGACTTTTCTGGTCAAATCAGGTATTTTTTCTATGCGAGGAAGGATTTTTGAAAAAATGGAACTGGTCAAGTTACCAGTCCCGCTTTTCCTACTTATTTTGTTTTTGTATGTGCCTTGATTTGAATGTTCCCCTTGCTGGTCATAACAGCGCGAAGGTCTTTTTCGCTTGGGTTTTCCAAGTAAAAGTCTGTAATGGCATCTTCGATTTGATCTTGGATGGTTCTGCGTAGTGGCCGAGCCCCCATTTTGGGATCGTAACCTAGATCAACTAGCTTTTCTTTGACCTTATCTGTCACATGTAAGCTAATACCGTTGTTAGACAAGCGTTTGTTGACATCATCAAGCATGAGGCTGACAATTTCGAGAAGGTTTTCCTTGCTGAGTGGTTGGAACTCGATGATTCCGTCAAAGCGGTTCATGAATTCTGGACTGAAGAAATTGCTGAGTTGGCCAAGAACCGACTGGGTGCGACCTTCCATGGCTGCTCCAAAGCCTACACTTGCTTCAACCTTACCAGTTCCAGCATTTGAAGTCATGATGATAATGGTGTCCTTGAAGCTGACTGTGCGTCCCTGTCCATCTGTCAGACGGCCGTCGTCTAGGACTTGGAGGAACATGTGCATGACATCAGGGTGAGCTTTTTCTACCTCATCCAAGAGGATGAGAGAGTAAGGATTGCGGCGGACTTTTTCCGTTAGCTGACCGGCTTCTTCATAGCCTACATAACCTGGAGGGGCACCGACTAGCTTGGCAACGGCATGTTTCTCCATGTACTCAGACATATCGAAGCGAATCATACTATCGGCTGAACCGAAGAGTTCAATCGCTAGTTGCTTGGACAGCTCTGTTTTACCGACACCGGTAGGTCCAACAAAGAGGAAGGAGCCAATTGGGCGGTTTGGGGCACCAAGACCAACACGGTTGCGGCGAATGGCCTTGGCAATCTTATCAACAGCTTCATCTTGACCGATAACATGTGCCTTGAGATCGCTAGCCAGGTTGATTAATTGAGATTGTTCTTTTTCTTTCAAATCGCCAACAGGTATGTTGGTTTTTTGTTCTACGATGGCTTCAATTTCCTTTTCAGTAATGAGGGGAATGTCTTCCTCGCTGATGGTTGCCTTTTGCATTTCCTTATACTTGGCAATCTGGTCACGGAAATAGGCAGCCTTTTCATAGTCCTCGTCACGAGTTGCTTGGGCCTTACGATTTTCGGCATCAATCAAACGTTGGTCGATTTCTTTTGGATCAACAAAATTGAGGGTCAGGTTCATTTTAGAACCAGCTTCGTCCAGTAGGTCAATGGCCTTGTCTGGCAAGAAACGGTCTTGGATATAGCGATTTGAAAGGACCGCAGCAGCTTCAATAGCGGCGTCAGAGTATTTGACATGGTGGTAGTCCTGATACTTATTCTGGATACCCTTGAGAATGATAATGGTTTCTTCAACGCTTGGTTCTTCGACCTTTACAGGTTGCATACGGCGTTCTAAGGCTGCATCCTTCTCGATAATACGGTATTCGTTGAGGGTTGTTGCACCGACTAGCTGCATTTCGCCACGGGCAAGGGCAGGTTTGAGGATATTTCCAGCATCCATATTGCCATCACCAGCAGAGCCAGCACCGACAATCTCGTGGATTTCGTCGATAAAGAGGATAATCTCACGACGATTACGGATTTCTTCCATTAGTTTTTGCATACGTTCTTCAAATTGACCACGGATACCAGTTCCTTGTACCAGGCTGACAACATCTAATCGGATGACTTCCTTACCTTGCAATTTTTGTGGCACATCGCCGTCGACAATTTTTTGAGCCAACCCTTCAACAACAGCGGTTTTACCGACACCTGGCTCACCGATGAGGACAGGATTGTTCTTGGTACGGCGGTTGAGGATTTCGATGACACGTGTAATTTCTTGGTCACGGCCAATCACTGGGTCAATATCACCGCGGCGGGCAATTTCCGTCATGTTGATACCAAACTCTTCTAACAATCCATTTGGTTGTTGTGGTTGCTGAGGTGATGGAGTTTGCCCACCACGCCCGTTGTTCCCTCCTGCTTGTGTTGGTGGGGTTTGGTCACGTTTCTTGCCAGCTGGAGTGTTTCCTGGATAGCCTCCCAAGTGATTGAAGAACTCGCTGAAAGGGTCCATATTATTTGGGTTTGTTAAATCCCCTAAACCACGCAAGATGGCATTATTAGGGTCAGTTTTCATAATTTGGTAGCAGTTATGGCAGAGATCTACCTGTTGTTGCTTACCATTTAGATTGGTATAGAGATGGATGGTTGCATCGTTGATTTTACAGTTATGACAGAGCATCGTTCTACCTCTTTCTTTGCAATGGACCTTTGTCAAATAGTCAATAAAGGTCAGTTATAGCTTTATTATAACAAGATTTAGGGAAAAATCAAGAAACTGCTATATTCGGAACATAATCTCTTGGATGCCTTGGAACTGACAAGAAAATGTTGAAAAATCAAGACTTTTTTTATAATATGTGGTAAAATGTTTTTATAAAAAGGATTAGGAGAAGGAATATGGAATCACATTTGGTGAGAATTATCAATCGTCTGGAAGCTATGGCTAACGATGGCGGTACATTGAAACGTAATTTTGAGCGTGAAGGTGTTGTTGTTGCAGAAGTGGCTTATAGCTATGACGAGGAAAATGGTTCAGTATTTACCTTGCGTGATGTCGCTGCTCGTGAAACCTATACGTTTGACAGCATTGACTTGATTGCGATGGAAATCTACGAATTGTTGTACTAAGAACAAGCTCGAGCACCGATAGGTGCTTTTTTCTTGCAATAAAATGAATATCTAAGCAAAAACAGTTGCATAAATATTCAAAAATGGTATAATGGTGTCTAAATCATATTTGAGGAGTGAATGAATGGATTTTTCTTTCTTGCCTGATTATTGGGCATATTTTAATTATGGGGCCCTTGTAACCCTTATTATCGCTTTTTTCTCGGTTTTCTTTGGTAGTATTTTAGGGACGCTCTTGGCCTTTGCCCAACGCAGTAGATATAAGGTTCTGGTTTGGCTTGCCAATATTTATGTCTGGATTTTCCGCGGTACTCCAATGGTAGTACAGATTATGATTGCCTTTGCCATGACCAATTTTGTTGCACCGACTATCCAAATAGGGATTTTAGATGTAGATTTGACGCGTTTAATTCCAGGGATTATTGTCATTTCTATGAACTCCGCAGCCTATGTGTCTGAAACCATTCGTGCGGGTATCAATGCTGTGCCAAAGGGTCAATTGGAAGCAGCTTATTCATTAGGTATTCGTCCAAAACAAGCCATGCGCTATGTCATTATGCCACAGGCTATCAAGAATATTCTCCCTGCTTTGGGAAATGAGTTTGTAACCATTGTTAAGGACAGTTCGCTCCTATCAACCATTGGTGTTATTGAGTTGTGGAATGGTGCTCAGACAGTTGCGACAACGACTTATCTCACTCAAAGTCCGCTTATTTTTGCAGCCTTCTATTATTTGATGATGACCAGTATTTTGACCCTAGGCATTCAAGCTCTTGAGAAAAAATTAAACAAGGGAGGACACTAAGATGACAGAAGCAATTATTTCCATAAAAGATCTTCATAAGTATTTTGGTGAAAATGAAGTTTTAAAAGGGATTGATTTAGATATCCAGCAAGGTCAAGTGGTTGTCATTATCGGTCCCTCAGGTTCAGGAAAATCAACTTTCTTGCGTACCATGAATCTCTTAGAGGTGCCGACCAAGGGGACGGTGACTTTTGAAGGGGTCGATATTACGGACAAATCAAATGATATTTTCAAGATGCGTGAAAAGATGGGGATGGTTTTCCAGCAGTTTAACCTTTTTCCAAATATGACCGTATTAGAAAATATTACCTTGTCACCTATTAAGACAAAAGGAATTGCTAAGGCAGAAGCTGAAGCCAAGGCCAAGGAATTGCTTGAAAAGGTTGGCTTACCGGATAAGGCGGATGCCTATCCACAAAGTTTATCAGGTGGTCAGCAACAGCGGATTGCCATTGCCCGTGGTTTAGCTATGGATCCAGATGTCTTGCTCTTTGATGAACCAACTTCTGCCCTTGACCCTGAAATGGTTGGTGAGGTACTTGCGGTTATGCAGGACTTGGCCAAGTCTGGGATGACCATGGTTATCGTAACCCATGAGATGGGCTTTGCGCGTGAAGTGGCAGACCGTGTTATCTTTATGGATGGAGGCTACATTGTTGAAGATGGAACTCCAGAAGAAGTTTTTGAACACACCAAGGAAGAACGGACCAAGGATTTCTTATCCAAAGTCTTGTAAAGGAACTCCGACATTGTTCGGAGTTTTTTGCTGTTTTCAGATGAATTGGGTGAGAACCTAGTCAAATCAGTGGAAAATAGGGTATAATGAAGAAAAAATGAGGAGATTTTAAGCAATGACAGTGATTGATGGAAAGGCCTTGGCAGCCAAAATGCAGGCAGCTCTGGCAGAAAAAACAGCTCGATTAAAAGTGGAAAAGGGCCTGGTACCAGGCTTGGTCGTTATTTTGGTTGGAGAAGACCCAGCCAGCCAGGTCTATGTCCGAAATAAAGAACGTTCAGCCCTTGCAGCTGGTTTCAAGAGTGAGGTTGTACGAGTGCCAGCTAGCATTTCAGAAGATGAACTTTTGGAATTGATTGAGCGCTACAATCAAGATGATGCATGGCATGGGATCTTGGTACAGTTGCCACTACCAGCCCATATCAGTGAAGAGAAAGTCTTGTTAGCCATTGATCCAGACAAGGATGTGGACGGTTTCCACCCGACCAACATGGGTAAATTCTGGTCAGGCCACCCGGTAATGATTCCATCCACACCCGCAGGGATTATGGAAATGTTTAAGGAATACCAGATAGATTTAGAAGGCAAGTCAGCTCTGGTTATCGGTCGTTCCAACATCGTTGGGAAACCTATGGCTCAGCTCCTTTTGGATGCCAATGCAACTGTAACCATTGCTCATTCACGTACAAAAAATCTTGCAGAATTGGCTTGTCAATCGGATATTTTAGTCGTTGCAATTGGTCGTGGACATTTTGTAACCAAGGAATTTGTCAAGCCAGGTGCAGTAGTGATTGACGTGGGTATGAATCGTGATGAAAATGGCAAACTGATTGGGGATGTCAAATATGATGAAGTAGCAGAAGTTGCTAGCCATATTACCCCTGTTCCAGGTGGAGTTGGCCCTATGACCATTACCATGCTCATGGAGCAGACCTTCGAGGCTTGTGTCAGAAGTGGGAAATAGGTAAGTAGGCGAGGTTGGCAAGAGCTGACCTCATTTTTTTATAAGAAAATCCCCAGTCATGAAACTGGGGATTGCTTTTATGGATTGCTTACTGAGAAGGTGTCGGCGTGGGCAAGGTCACCATAGGTATATCCAAGGTTAAACCATTTTTTACGTTGCTCAGAAGTACCGTGGGTGAAACTATCTGGGACAGTACGGCCGTAGGCTTCTTGTTGAAGAGTGTCATCACCAACTGCATGGGCAGCATTCATGGCTTCATCAATATCGCCAACGTCTAAGATACCCTGACCATCGACATATTTGGCCCAGGCTCCTGCATAGTAGTCAGCTTGCAATTCTAGACGGACATTGAGGGCATTGCCTTCCTTGTCTGATAATTGAGCACGTTTTTGGTGGTAGGCACCAAGGACTTCCAATTCATTTTGGACATGGTGACCAACTTCATGAGCGATGACATAGGCCATGGCAAAGTCACCAGCAGCCTTGTATTTGCTAGATAATTCCTGATAGAAAGATGTATCAATATAAATATTTCGGTCAGCTGAACAATAGAAGGGGCCGGCTTGAGCAGAACCGGTTCCACAGCCTGTTTGGGTCTGGTCCGTATAGAAAACAAGGGTTGGTGCTTGGTAGGTTAGACCATTTCTTGCAAACTCTTGTGTCCAAAAATCTTCTGTTGAGGCCAGTACCTTACTCATGAATTCTGCATCTGCGTCAGAAACACTGCTACCGCTTGTCGTAACCTGGCTAGACTGATAAGGATTGGTGTTGGTTGTTGGTGAAAGTAGGCCACCTAGATTGGACATGCCACCAAAAGCAAATAGGAGGACCACTAGCACCAATTTTCCCTTCCAACCTAGACGGGAGAAGAGCAAGCTTAGTAAGAGATTTCCGCCAGCTGAACCACCAGAGAAAGACGGACCTGAGCTTCTTTGTCCCCTGCGGTCTTCAATATTGGAACTTTTTCGTAAATCGTCAATTTTCATCATAAACTCCTTAGAACCTGTTATCAAGTTCCTATTTTCTCACAAACTATTATATAGCAAATTGCAGAAAAAAACACAGGAAAGCTATTGGAAATGATGTGTCCAGTTCTGTATAAATGTGCAATTTTTGGTATAATAGTAGAGATACAGACAGAAGGAGTGGACATGGTTGAATATTTAACGGTTAGCCATCTAACCAAGTATTTAAAATTAAAATTTGACCGAGATCCTTATTTGGAGAAGGTCTATTTAACAGGGCAAGTGTCCAATTTCCGCAAACGACCTAGCCATCAATATTTTTCGCTCAAGGATGATAAGGCAATCATTCAGGCGACCATGTGGGCTGGTGTCTATAAAAATCTGGGCTTTGATCTTGAAGAGGGAATGAAAATCAATGTGGTCGGGCGTGTGCAATTGTACGAGCCTAGTGGTGCTTATTCCATCATAATTGAAAAGGCAGAGCCAGATGGTATTGGAGCCTTGGCTATCAAGTTTGAACAGCTCAAACAAGCTCTGACCCAGGAAGGCCTGTTTAAACAGGAATTCAAGCAGGAATTGCCACGGTTTACTAAGAAAATCGGTGTCATTACCAGTCCTAGCGGAGCGGTCATTCAAGATATTATTACCACAGTCAGTCGGCGGTTTCCTGGTGTGGAAATAGTCCTCTATCCGACCAAGGTGCAAGGAGATGGGGCTGCTCAAGAAGTTGTTGCCAATATCCAAAGAGCCAATGAGCGTGATGATTTGGATGTCCTCATTGTTGGTCGTGGTGGTGGTTCTATTGAAGACCTGTGGGCTTTCAATGAGGAAATAGTGGTTCGGGCTATTTTTGAATCTCGTATTCCTATCATTTCCAGTGTGGGTCACGAAACGGATACAACTCTGGCAGACTTTGTGGCAGACCGAAGGGCAGCCACTCCGACAGCTGCAGCAGAATTGGCGACCCCTGTGACCAAGGCAGACTTACTGGGCTATTTAAATCAGCAGGAAAATCGAGCCTATCAGGCCATGACCAATCGCTTGAAATTCCTGAGAGGGCAGGTTGAGAAAATTAGTCAGTCAGTTATGTTCCGCCAGCCTGAACGCTTATACGATGGTTATTTGCAAAAATTAGACCGCTTGACCAATCAATTGCAGACACGGATGAAAGAAGTATATAGCCAGCAGAAACAGGCTAGCTTATTACTCAATCAACGCCTACAAGGCTTACAACTTGGCCGTAAAGTCGAGAGTTTCCAAGAAAGAATTATCCAGCAGGAACGACTCTTGAAGAGCAATATGGCCAATATCTATGACAATAAGATGTCCAAGGCAGACAAGCTGATTGAGGCACTGACCATGCTGGACACCAGTCGCATTGTGGCTCGTGGTTATGCCATGCTTTTACAAGATGGTCGGGTCCTAGACAGTGTGGAAACTATACAAAAGGGTGAACACCTGACCATTCAGATGAAGGATGGTCAACTTGATGCGGAGGTAAAACATGTCCAAAAAGACAAAAACATTTGAAGAAAATTTAGCTGAATTAGAAGGAATTGTAACCAAATTGGAGCGTGGGGATGTAGCCTTGGAAGAGGCACTTGCCGAGTTTCAAAAGGGTATGGTTTTATCTAAGGATTTACAAAAGACACTTGCTGAAGCGGAAAAGACCTTGGTCAAGGTCATGCAGGCGGATGGAAGTGAAGCGGAGATGAACTAATGGGAGCCAGTAAATTGCAGCGACTTGAGGAAACCATGGCAGACTTTTACCAACTTCAGGTAGCTGAGCGGCTCAATCAAGCGGTTCTTTATTCGCTACAGGCTGGCGGGAAACGAATTCGTCCCTTGCTCCTTTTGACGCTTTTGGAAGCTTTTGGAGTGACCTTGCAAAAAGCTCATTACCAAGTGGCTGCCTGTGTCGAGCTCATTCACACTGGTAGTCTGATACATGATGATCTGCCAGCCATGGACGATGATGATTACCGTCGGGGACGTTTGACCAACCATAAGAAATTCGACGAAGCGACAGCTATTTTAGCAGGGGACAGTCTATTTTTAGATCCTTTTGGATTTTTGGCTCAGGTAGATTTGCCAGCTGAGACCATCCTTGCTCTCGTGAGAGAGCTTTCTCAGGCATCTGGGACTTTTGGAATGGTTGCTGGTCAGGTCTTGGATATGGCAGGCGAGGGACAAAAATTATCTCTCGAACAATTACAAGCCATCCATGCCAATAAGACTGGAAAATTATTGACCTTTCCCTTTGTCGCAGCTGGTTTGATTGCTGGACAGTCAGATGAGGTTATCCACCATTTGCGAAAAGCAGGTCAATTAGTCGGTCTAGCCTTTCAGGTGCGG
The nucleotide sequence above comes from Streptococcus sp. 29887. Encoded proteins:
- a CDS encoding DUF1827 family protein, coding for MKIINTTNSHSYLVQNQLANTDAFLVETYSAGNTDVIFTQAPRHYELLISNKYRAVQQSEIEKIRDFFLHRKIDERTIDKAAIQTIHTERLIEMSIPIITEI
- a CDS encoding NUDIX hydrolase; this translates as MNIAVFGEKKADVDYQNRFGVYAVIPDEKKENIILVQAPNGAWFLPGGEIEKGENHLIALERELMEELGFTAEIGHYYGQADEYFYSSHRDTYFYNPAYIYQVTSYHQVGLPLEDFNHIAWFPIDEAIEKLKRGSHKWGIEQWKLQENVSDN
- a CDS encoding ATP-dependent Clp protease ATP-binding subunit — translated: MLCHNCKINDATIHLYTNLNGKQQQVDLCHNCYQIMKTDPNNAILRGLGDLTNPNNMDPFSEFFNHLGGYPGNTPAGKKRDQTPPTQAGGNNGRGGQTPSPQQPQQPNGLLEEFGINMTEIARRGDIDPVIGRDQEITRVIEILNRRTKNNPVLIGEPGVGKTAVVEGLAQKIVDGDVPQKLQGKEVIRLDVVSLVQGTGIRGQFEERMQKLMEEIRNRREIILFIDEIHEIVGAGSAGDGNMDAGNILKPALARGEMQLVGATTLNEYRIIEKDAALERRMQPVKVEEPSVEETIIILKGIQNKYQDYHHVKYSDAAIEAAAVLSNRYIQDRFLPDKAIDLLDEAGSKMNLTLNFVDPKEIDQRLIDAENRKAQATRDEDYEKAAYFRDQIAKYKEMQKATISEEDIPLITEKEIEAIVEQKTNIPVGDLKEKEQSQLINLASDLKAHVIGQDEAVDKIAKAIRRNRVGLGAPNRPIGSFLFVGPTGVGKTELSKQLAIELFGSADSMIRFDMSEYMEKHAVAKLVGAPPGYVGYEEAGQLTEKVRRNPYSLILLDEVEKAHPDVMHMFLQVLDDGRLTDGQGRTVSFKDTIIIMTSNAGTGKVEASVGFGAAMEGRTQSVLGQLSNFFSPEFMNRFDGIIEFQPLSKENLLEIVSLMLDDVNKRLSNNGISLHVTDKVKEKLVDLGYDPKMGARPLRRTIQDQIEDAITDFYLENPSEKDLRAVMTSKGNIQIKAHTKTK
- a CDS encoding DUF1797 family protein; protein product: MESHLVRIINRLEAMANDGGTLKRNFEREGVVVAEVAYSYDEENGSVFTLRDVAARETYTFDSIDLIAMEIYELLY
- a CDS encoding amino acid ABC transporter permease; protein product: MDFSFLPDYWAYFNYGALVTLIIAFFSVFFGSILGTLLAFAQRSRYKVLVWLANIYVWIFRGTPMVVQIMIAFAMTNFVAPTIQIGILDVDLTRLIPGIIVISMNSAAYVSETIRAGINAVPKGQLEAAYSLGIRPKQAMRYVIMPQAIKNILPALGNEFVTIVKDSSLLSTIGVIELWNGAQTVATTTYLTQSPLIFAAFYYLMMTSILTLGIQALEKKLNKGGH
- a CDS encoding amino acid ABC transporter ATP-binding protein, with amino-acid sequence MTEAIISIKDLHKYFGENEVLKGIDLDIQQGQVVVIIGPSGSGKSTFLRTMNLLEVPTKGTVTFEGVDITDKSNDIFKMREKMGMVFQQFNLFPNMTVLENITLSPIKTKGIAKAEAEAKAKELLEKVGLPDKADAYPQSLSGGQQQRIAIARGLAMDPDVLLFDEPTSALDPEMVGEVLAVMQDLAKSGMTMVIVTHEMGFAREVADRVIFMDGGYIVEDGTPEEVFEHTKEERTKDFLSKVL
- a CDS encoding bifunctional methylenetetrahydrofolate dehydrogenase/methenyltetrahydrofolate cyclohydrolase, with the translated sequence MTVIDGKALAAKMQAALAEKTARLKVEKGLVPGLVVILVGEDPASQVYVRNKERSALAAGFKSEVVRVPASISEDELLELIERYNQDDAWHGILVQLPLPAHISEEKVLLAIDPDKDVDGFHPTNMGKFWSGHPVMIPSTPAGIMEMFKEYQIDLEGKSALVIGRSNIVGKPMAQLLLDANATVTIAHSRTKNLAELACQSDILVVAIGRGHFVTKEFVKPGAVVIDVGMNRDENGKLIGDVKYDEVAEVASHITPVPGGVGPMTITMLMEQTFEACVRSGK
- a CDS encoding neutral zinc metallopeptidase; this encodes MKIDDLRKSSNIEDRRGQRSSGPSFSGGSAGGNLLLSLLFSRLGWKGKLVLVVLLFAFGGMSNLGGLLSPTTNTNPYQSSQVTTSGSSVSDADAEFMSKVLASTEDFWTQEFARNGLTYQAPTLVFYTDQTQTGCGTGSAQAGPFYCSADRNIYIDTSFYQELSSKYKAAGDFAMAYVIAHEVGHHVQNELEVLGAYHQKRAQLSDKEGNALNVRLELQADYYAGAWAKYVDGQGILDVGDIDEAMNAAHAVGDDTLQQEAYGRTVPDSFTHGTSEQRKKWFNLGYTYGDLAHADTFSVSNP
- the xseA gene encoding exodeoxyribonuclease VII large subunit, which codes for MVEYLTVSHLTKYLKLKFDRDPYLEKVYLTGQVSNFRKRPSHQYFSLKDDKAIIQATMWAGVYKNLGFDLEEGMKINVVGRVQLYEPSGAYSIIIEKAEPDGIGALAIKFEQLKQALTQEGLFKQEFKQELPRFTKKIGVITSPSGAVIQDIITTVSRRFPGVEIVLYPTKVQGDGAAQEVVANIQRANERDDLDVLIVGRGGGSIEDLWAFNEEIVVRAIFESRIPIISSVGHETDTTLADFVADRRAATPTAAAELATPVTKADLLGYLNQQENRAYQAMTNRLKFLRGQVEKISQSVMFRQPERLYDGYLQKLDRLTNQLQTRMKEVYSQQKQASLLLNQRLQGLQLGRKVESFQERIIQQERLLKSNMANIYDNKMSKADKLIEALTMLDTSRIVARGYAMLLQDGRVLDSVETIQKGEHLTIQMKDGQLDAEVKHVQKDKNI
- a CDS encoding exodeoxyribonuclease VII small subunit, with protein sequence MSKKTKTFEENLAELEGIVTKLERGDVALEEALAEFQKGMVLSKDLQKTLAEAEKTLVKVMQADGSEAEMN
- a CDS encoding polyprenyl synthetase family protein encodes the protein MGASKLQRLEETMADFYQLQVAERLNQAVLYSLQAGGKRIRPLLLLTLLEAFGVTLQKAHYQVAACVELIHTGSLIHDDLPAMDDDDYRRGRLTNHKKFDEATAILAGDSLFLDPFGFLAQVDLPAETILALVRELSQASGTFGMVAGQVLDMAGEGQKLSLEQLQAIHANKTGKLLTFPFVAAGLIAGQSDEVIHHLRKAGQLVGLAFQVRDDILDVTATFEEIGKTPQKDLLAEKSTYPALMGLEASKVFLEDSLNQASSELDQVAQLVPFSREEIKKIIESLRING